In a genomic window of Rhizobium sp. CIAT894:
- a CDS encoding 3-carboxy-cis,cis-muconate cycloisomerase: protein MTASPFDHPFLSGLLGDDEIAPYFSAEADLRAMLSFEAALAKAEAAHGLIPAEAARRIAEACAGFSPDLASLRSATARDGVVVPDLVKQLRTEVGEEAAKSLHLGATSQDVIDTSLMIRMKAITFLFAGRLSTIAGALDGLDRQFGRSRLMAHTRMQAAIPISVSDRLDAWRAPLITYRDRLTEQSFPVQFGGAAGTLDKLGAHGPAIRASLAQELGLTDIRQWQSGRLPIADIAGLFASISGSLGKIGQDIALLAQAGQEIEIAGGGTSSAMAHKQNPVAAETLVTLARFNATALSGVHQSLVHEQERSGAAWTLEWLLLPQMAMATAASLRLAEELAGNIRRLGAV from the coding sequence ATGACCGCATCGCCCTTCGACCACCCCTTCCTCTCCGGCCTGCTCGGCGACGATGAAATCGCGCCCTATTTCTCCGCCGAGGCCGATCTTCGCGCCATGCTCTCCTTCGAGGCAGCACTTGCCAAAGCCGAGGCCGCCCATGGCCTCATCCCTGCCGAAGCTGCAAGGCGGATCGCCGAGGCCTGCGCCGGCTTTTCCCCCGATCTCGCCAGCCTGCGATCGGCAACGGCAAGGGACGGCGTCGTCGTCCCCGATCTCGTCAAGCAACTGCGCACCGAAGTCGGCGAGGAAGCGGCCAAAAGCCTGCATCTGGGCGCCACCAGCCAGGATGTGATCGACACCAGCCTGATGATCCGCATGAAGGCCATCACCTTCCTGTTTGCCGGCCGGCTTTCCACGATTGCCGGAGCGCTCGATGGTCTCGATCGCCAGTTTGGCCGTAGCCGGCTGATGGCTCACACCCGAATGCAGGCGGCGATCCCGATCAGCGTCTCCGACCGACTTGACGCCTGGCGCGCACCGCTGATCACCTATCGCGACCGCCTGACCGAGCAGAGTTTTCCCGTCCAGTTCGGGGGCGCCGCCGGCACGCTCGACAAGCTCGGGGCACATGGCCCGGCAATCCGCGCCTCGCTCGCCCAAGAACTCGGCCTCACCGATATCAGGCAATGGCAGAGCGGGCGTCTGCCGATCGCCGATATCGCCGGCCTGTTTGCCTCGATCTCCGGCAGCCTCGGCAAGATCGGCCAGGATATCGCCCTGCTTGCCCAGGCAGGCCAGGAGATCGAAATCGCAGGCGGCGGCACCTCGTCGGCGATGGCCCACAAGCAGAACCCGGTCGCCGCCGAAACCCTGGTCACGCTCGCCCGCTTCAACGCGACGGCGCTGTCCGGCGTCCACCAGTCCCTCGTCCACGAACAGGAACGCTCGGGTGCTGCCTGGACGCTCGAATGGCTGCTGCTGCCGCAAATGGCGATGGCAACGGCCGCTTCGCTGCGGCTGGCCGAGGAGCTAGCAGGAAATATCAGGCGGCTTGGAGCGGTTTAG
- a CDS encoding Gfo/Idh/MocA family oxidoreductase: protein MKPLKIAVMGAGLIGRRHAERVISEPGTILSAVIDPSAAGRDFARNAGIRCYPSFQAIPGEDRPDGVIVATPNQLHVENAMELIAAGIPVLIEKPIADDVDAAAALVAAGEKAGIPLLVGHHRRHNPMIQTAKQIVDGGRLGRIVTVHGTFWVAKPDDYFDIPWRREAGAGPIFVNLIHDVDLFRFLFGEVEAVHAMESHAVRHHAVEDTSVVSLRFANGVLATLTGSDAVAAPWSWEATTGENPAFPRYAGHCYQIGGTKGSLGIPDLTLWTSTAEPDWLAPLAEERVACETADPLCRQLSHFCDVIRGDAPPLVSGREGLATLRVVEAIKRSARSGQMIHLSDAGASADPEKV, encoded by the coding sequence ATGAAGCCATTGAAGATTGCAGTCATGGGAGCCGGCCTGATCGGCAGACGCCATGCCGAGCGGGTCATATCCGAGCCCGGAACCATTCTCTCCGCCGTGATCGATCCGTCTGCGGCCGGCCGCGACTTTGCCCGCAATGCCGGCATCCGATGCTACCCGTCGTTCCAGGCCATCCCCGGCGAGGACAGGCCCGACGGCGTCATCGTGGCAACGCCGAACCAGCTTCACGTCGAGAATGCCATGGAGCTTATCGCCGCCGGTATTCCTGTTCTGATCGAGAAACCGATCGCCGACGACGTCGACGCTGCCGCAGCGCTCGTTGCCGCCGGGGAGAAAGCAGGGATACCGCTGCTCGTCGGCCATCACCGGCGCCACAACCCGATGATCCAGACGGCCAAACAGATCGTCGACGGCGGCAGGCTTGGCCGGATCGTCACGGTGCACGGCACCTTCTGGGTCGCCAAGCCCGACGACTATTTCGACATCCCCTGGCGGCGGGAAGCCGGCGCCGGCCCGATCTTCGTCAACCTGATCCATGATGTCGACCTGTTCCGATTTCTGTTCGGCGAGGTCGAGGCCGTGCATGCGATGGAATCGCACGCCGTGCGCCACCACGCCGTCGAGGATACTTCAGTCGTCTCGTTGCGGTTTGCAAACGGCGTTCTTGCCACGCTGACCGGCAGCGACGCGGTGGCCGCACCCTGGAGCTGGGAGGCGACCACCGGCGAGAACCCTGCATTTCCCCGCTATGCCGGACATTGCTATCAGATCGGTGGCACGAAGGGGTCGCTCGGCATTCCCGATCTGACGCTTTGGACGAGCACGGCCGAGCCGGATTGGCTGGCGCCGCTTGCCGAGGAGCGCGTCGCCTGCGAAACCGCCGATCCGCTTTGCCGTCAGCTCAGCCATTTTTGCGATGTTATCCGTGGCGATGCCCCGCCTCTCGTGAGCGGGCGGGAGGGCCTTGCCACCCTCAGGGTCGTCGAAGCGATCAAGCGGTCGGCGCGCTCGGGGCAGATGATCCACCTCTCTGACGCCGGCGCCTCTGCCGATCCTGAGAAAGTCTAG
- a CDS encoding DNA-binding transcriptional regulator, producing the protein MKTKRKFKSDAFEAIHSSVEAMYSAGTVDKETMRSFDETCLVSPSVLDPEEIKALRETNHVSQPVFARYLNTSESTVQKWESGAKRPSGIALKLLSIVQKHGLQVLS; encoded by the coding sequence ATGAAGACGAAGCGTAAATTCAAAAGCGATGCTTTCGAGGCGATCCACAGTTCAGTCGAAGCAATGTACAGTGCCGGCACGGTCGACAAGGAAACAATGCGCTCCTTCGATGAAACTTGCCTCGTTTCGCCCAGCGTACTCGATCCTGAAGAGATTAAGGCGTTACGGGAAACCAATCACGTCAGCCAACCGGTATTCGCACGATATCTCAATACCAGCGAATCCACGGTGCAGAAGTGGGAAAGCGGCGCCAAGCGGCCGAGCGGAATCGCGCTGAAGCTGCTTTCGATCGTACAGAAGCACGGCCTTCAGGTTCTGAGCTAA
- a CDS encoding shikimate dehydrogenase, with amino-acid sequence MITGTTKLIAHLGYPTESFKAPLIYNPYFEKNGIDAVVVPMGCRPEDYPVFLKLVFRLSNIHGALITMPHKIATMALLDETSTNAKVAGSCNAVRLDSNGRLIGDMFDGEGFVRGVLRKGKKVEGANALVIGAGGVGSAIAASLAKAGVAHLALFDANETTATALFDRLKTHYPHLRVTIGSLDPAGFDIVVNATPLGMRRGDPLPIDVDRISPSTFVGEVVLSKEITPFLEAARARGCTFQVGTDMLFEQIPAYLEFFDFPTTTADNLRAIAKLG; translated from the coding sequence ATGATCACCGGCACGACCAAACTCATTGCCCATCTCGGCTACCCCACCGAGTCCTTCAAGGCGCCGCTGATCTACAATCCGTATTTCGAGAAGAACGGCATCGACGCGGTCGTTGTGCCGATGGGCTGCAGGCCGGAGGATTATCCGGTGTTTTTGAAGCTCGTCTTCCGGCTCTCCAATATTCACGGCGCGCTCATCACCATGCCGCACAAGATTGCGACGATGGCGCTGCTCGACGAAACCTCGACCAACGCCAAAGTCGCAGGCTCGTGCAATGCGGTGCGCCTCGATTCGAACGGCAGGCTGATCGGCGACATGTTCGATGGGGAAGGCTTTGTGCGGGGCGTTCTGCGCAAGGGTAAAAAGGTCGAAGGCGCAAATGCGCTGGTTATTGGCGCCGGCGGCGTCGGCTCGGCGATCGCGGCATCCCTGGCGAAGGCGGGTGTCGCCCATCTCGCGCTCTTCGACGCCAACGAGACGACCGCGACCGCGCTGTTCGACCGGCTGAAGACACATTATCCGCATTTGCGGGTGACGATCGGCTCACTCGATCCGGCCGGTTTCGACATCGTCGTCAACGCGACACCGCTTGGAATGCGGCGGGGCGACCCTTTGCCGATCGACGTCGACCGCATCTCCCCCTCGACTTTCGTGGGCGAGGTGGTGTTGAGCAAGGAGATCACCCCTTTCCTGGAGGCCGCCCGGGCGCGGGGCTGCACCTTTCAGGTCGGCACGGATATGCTGTTCGAACAGATCCCCGCCTATCTCGAATTCTTCGATTTCCCGACAACGACGGCCGACAATCTGCGGGCAATCGCCAAGCTCGGTTGA